A genomic region of Prionailurus bengalensis isolate Pbe53 chromosome D1, Fcat_Pben_1.1_paternal_pri, whole genome shotgun sequence contains the following coding sequences:
- the FAM111A gene encoding serine protease FAM111A, protein MSPTKRRSQKIAFDEKRNMKIDHYFHQVNKEQESHSSISPMKRGSKKGPKDITNIQALGPKDQTVPPNKTIYITLALNPRKHKLTHSEEKSFYAALNTLKAVKEEIETQQGKEMLAVGKEGIEGYINLGMPLSCFPESCHVQITFVRSRSKQKEGNQVFGRHEKASADCVKFYIHAIGKRKKRIIKRRQLHKEGCKLCVYAFRGETIKDALCKDGRFLSFLEKEDWRLIRNLDSILESTQTVDDLEGKLFEVEVEKGMSSRAVAAQKSESEKGNTSVLREEIVDQYPSLKRESEKIRENFKKEMKSKKSKTSLFKLLKVKFGKMTRNSTPIRVHNFLSLVGNSVGYLSWDNNGNKGCATCYVFKELYIFTCRHVVSDFMGEGIEPSKWADVIGQCARVTFRYNSFPEKDENCFFLEPWFEISDATLDYAVLKLKANGQQVPLGLYSRIARAPSTGLIYIIGHPNGEEKSSDACTVISQGQRKKKYEEYLQAGKGEGCSYGMQYIHMCTRKTFEEIAHSPDVITYDTSFYFGASGSPVLDSEGSLVAMHTAGFTCDNEIGLSSHVIEFGSTLESILLDIKEKHRQWYTEVCVSPQDVEMVSDED, encoded by the exons ATGAGCCCTACAAAGCGCAGATCACAGAAGATTGCATTTGATGAAAAGCGTAATATGAAAATTGATCACTATTTTCATCAG GTCAATAAAGAACAAGAGAGTCATTCCAGTATTTCTCCAATGAAGAGGGGCTCTAAAAAAGGTCCAAAAGATATAACTAACATCCAGGCACTAGGACCCAAAGACCAGACTGTGCCCCCCAACAAGACAATTTACATTACCTTGGCTTTAAACCCCAGGAAACACAAGCTCACACATAGTGAAGAGAAGAGCTTCTATGCGGCCCTCAACACTCTCAAGGCTGTCAAGGAGGAGATAGAAACTCAGCAGGGCAAAGAAATGCTGGCGGTTGGCAAAGAAGGAATTGAAGGGTACATAAATCTTGGAATGCCCCTCAGTTGTTTCCCCGAGAGCTGCCATGTACAAATCACATTTGTCCGAAGTAGAAGTAAGCAGAAAGAAGGGAACCAGGTATTTGGCCGGCATGAAAAGGCATCCGCTGACTGTGTCAAATTTTATATTCACGCAAtcgggaagagaaagaaaaggatcaTCAAACGCAGGCAGCTTCACAAAGAAGGGTGCAAACTCTGCGTCTATGCTTTTAGAGGAGAAACCATCAAGGATGCTCTGTGCAAGGATGGCAGGTTTCTCTCCTTTCTGGAGAAAGAGGATTGGAGGCTCATCAGAAACCTGGACTCCATTCTAGAAAGCACACAGACCGTGGACGACCTGGAAGGCAAGCTCTTTGAGGTTGAGGTAGAGAAAGGAATGAGCTCCAGGGCAGTAGCCGCTCAAAAGTCGGaatcagagaaaggaaacacCAGTGTGCTGAGAGAAGAAATTGTGGATCAGTACCCCAGTTTGAAAAGAGAAAGcgaaaaaatcagagaaaacttcaagaaagaaatgaaaagtaaaaagagcAAAACCTCATTATTTAAGTTACTTAAAGTAAAGTTTGGGAAAATGACGAGAAACTCCACCCCGATCAGAGTGCAcaactttctttctcttgtcgGTAACTCAGTGGGGTACCTGTCATGGGACAACAATGGAAATAAGGGTTGTGCCACCTGCTATGTTTTCAAAGAGTTGTACATTTTCACCTGTCGACACGTAGTAAGTGACTTTATGGGGGAAGGAATAGAGCCAAGTAAGTGGGCAGACGTGATTGGTCAATGCGCAAGGGTGACATTTCGTTATAACAGCTTCCCCGAGAAAGATGAGAACTGCTTTTTCCTTGAACCATGGTTTGAGATATCTGATGCCACCCTTGATTATGCTGTTCTGAAACTGAAGGCAAACGGACAACAAGTACCTTTGGGACTCTATAGTAGAATTGCTCGTGCACCATCTACTGGGTTGATATACATCATTGGCCATCCAAATGGAGAGGAAAAGTCTAGTGATGCTTGTACAGTGATCTCTCAGGGTCAGcgaaaaaagaaatatgaggaATATCTTCAGGCTGGAAAGGGAGAGGGTTGCAGTTATGGGATGCAATACATCCATATGTGCACTCGAAAAACCTTCGAGGAAATAGCTCACAGCCCTGATGTGATTACCTATGACACCTCTTTTTACTTTGGGGCTTCTGGCTCCCCAGTGCTTGATTCAGAAGGTTCATTGGTGGCCATGCATACTGCTGGCTTCACTTGTGATAATGAAATTGGGTTATCATCTCATGTCATTGAATTTGGCTCTACTCTGGAATCCATCCTCCTTGATATTAAGGAAAAACACAGACAGTGGTATACAGAAGTATGCGTAAGTCCGCAAGATGTAGAAATGGTGAGCGATGAGGATTGA